Sequence from the Gemmatimonas sp. genome:
CTCAGCTTCGTGCAGTGTCTGCCCGCTGGGGTGTACGTGGCCATGAACGGCCGCTACTTCACCGCGGACAACGTGGAGAAGAACCGCAACGTGGGCGTGTTCGAGGAACGGCGCTGACCCGTACGCGGGACGCGACAGTGGTCCGTTGAACGAGCAGGTCGGCGCTGCCCCAAACGATCTGGAGCCGCGCCGTGTGCCTGTCGTGGGGAGACCGCTCAGCGTCTGGCTTTCACCACCGACAGCGTGATGCTCGAGGGCGTGGCGCCACCGTGGTGCACGGCATTGTGCGCCACCACCCCGCGCGTCTCCGTCACGTTGTCGCCCCCGGTGTTCAGGTTGCGGTCGAAGCGCGGGAAGTTGCTGCTCGACACCTCGATGCGTACCCGGTGTCCTGGCCGGAACAGATTGCTGGTGTTGAGTGGCCCGAGTGTGACCTTGTACACCCGGCCGAGTTCCATGCGCGTCTGCGGCCGGTCGTAGCCGGTGTGATAGCGCATGCGCTGGATCGTCTCGTCGAGATTCCATGCCCGTCCGGCGCTGTCCACATCGATCAGCTTCACGGTGAAGTCGGTGTCCTTCGCATCACTCGACACGTACAGCGTGAGGCTCACCGGGCCGGAGACCTCCATGGGCTCCTCGAGTGGTTCGCTCGTGTACACGAGGATGTCCGGGCGTGTCTCGCGCACGCGCTGGTCGAACGAACCCGCCTGGATGGCCGTGCCGGTGCAACACACGTTGCCGCCATAGCTCATGACGGGGTTGGCGGGGTCGTAGCTGAACGTATCCCGCTGTGCGCGGCGCGCCTTGGGAAGCAGCACCCCGCTGCCGTTCATGGTGTTGGCGTTGCCGGCGCTCGACAGGTACCACGTAACGGGGGCAGCCCCCCGCGGTGGCCAGCTGTCGCTGGCCTGCCACTTATTGCTGCCCATGGTGAAGTAGCGGATACGCGGCAGCGTATCCAGCAGGCCGGTGTTCTCGCCCTTGAGGAAGGTGTCGAACCAACCGTAGGTGAGCGCGTCGTAGTCGAGGCGCGGATCCCCCATGGGGCGTTCGCCCACCACCATGTTCGCGCTGGCACGGGTGTACGCACAGTGCGCGACCGGGGCGATGACGGCATGCTGCTGCTTCGCCACCTCAGGCGACGCGGTCTTCATGGCGTGCTGCCACAGCGCAATGTTGGGCCCCACCGACACATCGTACCAGGACATGAACCAGAGCGCCGGCGTGTCGAAGGGCATGTCGTCATGGTACAGGCCGCCCTTGTACCACGCCGGATCATTGGGGGTGCGGTAGATCATCGCGCCCCCCGTGGCCACGGGCATGGTGTCGGCATAGATGCCGCGCGGCCCATCCACCGCCCGCATGAGGTCCTTCATGGGGAGGTGCCAGAGCGCCTTCGACCAGTCCACCCGTGGCTGCTGCTGCGCGAGATCGAACGACTTCCGCAGGCGGGTCAGGTCGTCCTGGGAAAGGCTGGCAGGGAACAGGGGACGCTGCGTGTTCTGCTCGCCATACAGCCAGGCGATGAACAGCATCTGCACGGCGCCCCCACGATACCAGTTCCCCTGCTCGTACCACGGGCCAATGCGTCCCACACCGGCGCCGTATCCCTGCGGGATGATCGCCGCCAGCCCCTTGGGCTTCGTGCTCGCTACGGCCATCTGGTACTCGGCCGTGCTCGAGCAGCCAATCAGCCCCACCTTGCCGTTGCTCCACCCCTGCCGCGTGAACCAGTCGATGGCGTCGCGCCCATCGGTGATTGGCGGTCCGAGAATGTCGTACTCCCCCTCGCTGAAGAAATGGCCGCGTTCGTTCTGCAGGGCGTACGCGTAGCCGCGCTTCACCGCCGTCAGCGCCGCACCGAGGTCACGGGGGGCCCCGTTGCGCACGTCCCACCAGTTCATGTTGTACGGCGTCTTGCTCAGGATTAGCGGCACCCCGGAGGCCGGCCGCTGCTTGGGGACATAGACGTCGGTCATGAGCCGGGTGCCGTCACTCATGGGCATCATCACGGAACGATGGACCTCGGCCAACGCACGCAGTTCGCGCTCCTGCGCTTCGCGGGCGGCCACCAACTGGGCGGACGGGGCCGGGGCCTGGGCATCGGCCACCGTGACCAGAGTGCCGAGCGACAGAGCGCCGCCCAGCAGGAGACCCAGACGGCGGCGCCACGCCGGCAGGGGAGGGGAGAAGGGCACCATGGCGAAGTCCTGTGGGAAGGGGAAAGGGCAGGAGAAGTGTACGGCGCGCCGCCCGTGTCTGCCGTCGGGGGCGACCCGACGGCGCCTGCGCTCGCCCGACCGGCAGTTGGGCCACGAGGCCGGGTCCGCTTCCAGCCCCCTGTTCCCGTCCCCATTTTCCGTTCAGCAGGATTCCACGGCCGCTTCGGCGGCTCAGGCCGCATACCACCCCCGAATCTCCGGCACTCCCCGCATGGCGAAGATCAAGGTTGTGAACCCCGTCGTCGAGATGGACGGCGACGAGATGACGCGCATCATCTGGCAGTTCATCAAGGACAAGCTGGTGCTGCCGTACCTCGATGTGCAGCTCGACTACTACGACCTCGGGATCGAGCATCGCGACGCCACCGGTGATCAGGTCACCATCGATTCCGCCGAAGCCACCAAGCGGCATGGTGTGGC
This genomic interval carries:
- a CDS encoding CocE/NonD family hydrolase, which encodes MVPFSPPLPAWRRRLGLLLGGALSLGTLVTVADAQAPAPSAQLVAAREAQERELRALAEVHRSVMMPMSDGTRLMTDVYVPKQRPASGVPLILSKTPYNMNWWDVRNGAPRDLGAALTAVKRGYAYALQNERGHFFSEGEYDILGPPITDGRDAIDWFTRQGWSNGKVGLIGCSSTAEYQMAVASTKPKGLAAIIPQGYGAGVGRIGPWYEQGNWYRGGAVQMLFIAWLYGEQNTQRPLFPASLSQDDLTRLRKSFDLAQQQPRVDWSKALWHLPMKDLMRAVDGPRGIYADTMPVATGGAMIYRTPNDPAWYKGGLYHDDMPFDTPALWFMSWYDVSVGPNIALWQHAMKTASPEVAKQQHAVIAPVAHCAYTRASANMVVGERPMGDPRLDYDALTYGWFDTFLKGENTGLLDTLPRIRYFTMGSNKWQASDSWPPRGAAPVTWYLSSAGNANTMNGSGVLLPKARRAQRDTFSYDPANPVMSYGGNVCCTGTAIQAGSFDQRVRETRPDILVYTSEPLEEPMEVSGPVSLTLYVSSDAKDTDFTVKLIDVDSAGRAWNLDETIQRMRYHTGYDRPQTRMELGRVYKVTLGPLNTSNLFRPGHRVRIEVSSSNFPRFDRNLNTGGDNVTETRGVVAHNAVHHGGATPSSITLSVVKARR